A part of Bosea sp. (in: a-proteobacteria) genomic DNA contains:
- a CDS encoding SIS domain-containing protein: protein MPDAAPSSPPAADVALIDAMRRVVDEEAEALRVMARGIDAGWLAALRVLDAVRRAGGRIIVSGVGKSGHVGRKIAATLASTGAPAFFVHGAEASHGDLGMVLEGDAVLLLSASGGTRELLDIAHDARRRALPLLIITRKAEGELARLADHVLLLPDVPEACLNGQAPTTSSTATLAAGDALAVALMRLAGFTAEDFRRRHPGGQLGLARS from the coding sequence ATGCCAGACGCCGCCCCGTCCTCACCTCCCGCCGCTGATGTTGCCCTGATCGACGCCATGCGCCGCGTGGTCGACGAGGAGGCGGAGGCGCTGCGCGTGATGGCGCGCGGCATCGATGCCGGCTGGCTTGCCGCGCTGCGCGTGCTCGATGCGGTGCGCCGGGCGGGCGGTCGCATCATTGTCTCGGGCGTCGGCAAGAGCGGCCATGTCGGACGCAAGATCGCCGCCACGCTCGCCTCCACCGGCGCGCCCGCCTTCTTCGTTCATGGCGCCGAGGCCAGCCATGGCGATCTGGGCATGGTTCTGGAGGGCGATGCGGTGCTGCTGCTCTCCGCCTCGGGCGGCACGCGCGAATTGCTCGACATCGCCCATGATGCCCGCCGCCGGGCCTTGCCGCTGCTGATCATCACGCGCAAGGCCGAGGGCGAGCTGGCGCGGCTGGCGGACCATGTCCTGCTCCTGCCGGACGTGCCCGAGGCCTGCCTCAACGGACAGGCGCCGACCACCTCCTCCACCGCGACGCTCGCGGCCGGCGATGCGCTGGCCGTGGCGCTGATGCGGCTGGCAGGCTTCACGGCGGAGGATTTCCGCCGCCGGCATCCAGGCGGCCAGCTTGGCCTCGCGCGGTCCTGA
- a CDS encoding mannose-1-phosphate guanylyltransferase/mannose-6-phosphate isomerase codes for MTITPLIMCGGSGSRLWPLSRESFPKQFAPLIGNRSTFQETVLRVADPGLFGRPLIVTNKRLRFMVERQLAEIGCKADLLLEPMARDSGPAIAAGAAMIARERPDDLVLVLAADHLVRDVPRFRATVAAGAEAARQGHIVTFGIEPTMPATGYGYIEPGEAIGGSETCRVRRFVEKPDAATAQRYLAEGYLWNSGNFLFQASTLLAEYERFSPESLIAVHEALKRAETDLGALVLDAEAFEKTHKKSIDYQVMEKTTRAAVIPGSFGWSDVGTWDALWDISDKDGAGNVTVGDVVTVSSHNVYASTDGPLVGVVGMSDAVVVATRDAVLVCDKSRSGEVKTLVDQLRKQGASQATDHSRMYRPWGWYQTLELQDRFQVKRIVVYPGGRLSLQKHFHRAEHWVVVRGAAQVTVGDRVELLNENRSIYIPLGEVHRLENPGKIDTEIIEVQTGSYLGEDDIIRLEDVYNRS; via the coding sequence ATGACGATTACACCCCTCATCATGTGCGGCGGCTCCGGTTCGCGCCTGTGGCCGCTCAGCCGTGAATCCTTCCCCAAGCAGTTCGCGCCGCTGATCGGCAACCGTTCGACCTTTCAGGAAACCGTGCTGCGTGTGGCCGACCCCGGGCTCTTCGGCCGGCCGCTGATCGTCACCAACAAGCGCCTGCGCTTCATGGTGGAGCGCCAGCTCGCCGAAATCGGTTGCAAGGCCGACCTGCTCCTCGAGCCCATGGCCCGCGATTCGGGCCCCGCCATCGCGGCCGGCGCCGCGATGATCGCGCGCGAGCGGCCCGACGACCTCGTTCTGGTCCTGGCCGCTGACCATTTGGTGCGCGATGTGCCGCGGTTCCGCGCCACGGTGGCTGCCGGCGCGGAGGCGGCGCGGCAGGGCCATATCGTCACCTTCGGCATAGAGCCCACCATGCCGGCGACCGGCTATGGCTACATCGAGCCGGGCGAGGCGATTGGCGGCAGCGAGACATGCCGCGTCAGGCGCTTCGTCGAGAAGCCCGACGCCGCCACGGCCCAGCGCTATCTGGCGGAGGGCTATCTTTGGAATTCAGGCAATTTCCTGTTCCAGGCCTCCACGCTGCTGGCGGAGTATGAGCGCTTCTCGCCGGAAAGCCTGATCGCGGTGCACGAGGCGCTCAAGCGCGCCGAGACGGATCTTGGCGCGCTCGTTCTTGACGCCGAGGCCTTCGAGAAGACCCACAAGAAGTCGATCGACTATCAGGTGATGGAGAAGACCACCAGGGCTGCGGTCATCCCCGGCTCCTTCGGCTGGTCGGATGTCGGCACATGGGATGCGCTGTGGGACATCTCTGACAAGGACGGGGCCGGCAACGTCACGGTAGGCGATGTCGTCACGGTCAGCTCGCACAACGTCTACGCCTCCACCGATGGCCCGCTGGTCGGGGTGGTCGGCATGAGCGATGCGGTTGTCGTCGCCACCCGCGATGCCGTGCTGGTCTGCGACAAGAGCCGGTCCGGCGAGGTCAAGACGCTGGTCGATCAGTTGCGCAAGCAGGGCGCCAGCCAGGCCACCGACCATTCCCGCATGTACCGGCCCTGGGGCTGGTACCAGACCCTGGAATTGCAGGACCGCTTCCAGGTCAAGCGCATCGTGGTCTATCCTGGCGGCCGGCTCTCGCTGCAGAAGCATTTCCACAGGGCCGAGCATTGGGTCGTCGTGCGCGGCGCGGCGCAGGTCACGGTTGGCGACAGGGTCGAGCTGCTCAACGAGAACCGCTCGATCTACATTCCACTGGGCGAAGTCCACCGCCTAGAGAACCCCGGCAAGATCGACACCGAGATCATCGAGGTGCAGACCGGCAGCTATCTGGGCGAGGATGACATCATCCGCCTCGAGGATGTCTACAACCGCAGCTGA
- a CDS encoding creatininase family protein, with protein sequence MPSMPARHWGDLTTRDFHGLDPEATIAVLPIAAIEQHGPHLPVSTDTEIALGMVAEAMRQCPAELDALFLPVQSVGKSNEHIRSPGTLTLTAETALKAWTEIGEAVHRAGLRKLVFVNSHGGNVALMDVVCRELRVRFDMLAVSSSWSRLGKPPGLYTDKEMTVGIHGGDMETSLMLHFRPELVKMDKAINFEPNSVEIARSFEILRPTGVTAFAWIAQDIHADGAAGDASIATAGKGRLTAGHQAGLFVRLLQDVRAFSLARLA encoded by the coding sequence ATGCCATCCATGCCCGCCCGTCACTGGGGTGATCTCACCACCCGCGATTTCCACGGCCTCGACCCCGAAGCCACCATCGCGGTCCTGCCCATCGCGGCGATCGAGCAGCATGGCCCGCATCTGCCCGTCTCGACGGATACCGAGATCGCGCTCGGCATGGTGGCCGAGGCCATGCGCCAGTGCCCGGCCGAACTCGATGCGCTGTTCCTGCCCGTGCAGAGCGTGGGCAAGTCCAACGAACATATCCGCTCGCCCGGCACCCTGACCCTCACCGCCGAGACAGCGCTGAAGGCCTGGACCGAGATCGGCGAGGCGGTGCATCGCGCTGGCTTGAGGAAGCTCGTCTTCGTCAACTCCCATGGCGGCAATGTCGCGCTCATGGATGTGGTCTGCCGTGAGCTTCGCGTGCGCTTCGACATGCTGGCGGTGTCGTCGTCCTGGTCGCGGCTGGGCAAGCCGCCGGGGCTCTACACCGACAAGGAGATGACGGTCGGCATCCATGGCGGCGACATGGAGACCTCGCTGATGCTGCATTTCCGGCCCGAGTTGGTGAAGATGGACAAGGCCATCAACTTCGAGCCCAACTCTGTCGAGATCGCCCGGAGCTTCGAGATCCTGAGGCCGACCGGCGTCACCGCCTTCGCCTGGATCGCGCAGGACATCCATGCGGACGGCGCCGCCGGCGACGCCTCCATCGCCACCGCCGGGAAGGGCAGGCTCACGGCCGGGCATCAGGCCGGGCTGTTCGTCAGGCTGCTTCAGGATGTCCGTGCCTTCTCGCTCGCACGCCTGGCGTGA
- a CDS encoding FAD-binding oxidoreductase, whose translation MTLAETASAIRQAADGAPARPPHDIAGFMADIGDVPVITEMQSVRRRSRDFFWYSPVLNAQLHGKSAEIIACPRDEADVVRIAASCARRRIPLTIRGGATGNYGQAVPLEGGVLLDMTALNRIEWSRPGVVRVGAGARMDEMDAELRPTGWELRMHPSTKRMATIGGFVAGGSGGVGSVTYGGLREPGNIIAARIVTLEETPRVIELRAEAAQFVNRAYGTTGIITALEMPTAPAWPWIDFVVAFDDFETAMQVGQAVALADGVVKKLLTPIAWPLPSYFRELSHAFPEGKHVLVAMIAEGSVESFRMILGKRGAVTYEAVNEEAPGKLPIYEFAWNHTTLQALKIDRTVTYLQCLYPHDRLMQSVLQMRDMFPGEVIPHCEFIRFGGRMTCSALPLVIYTDAVRLNEIIALHEANGVFIANPHVYTLEDGSRHKRVDADQLGFKHDVDPHGLLNPGKMRTFVPKA comes from the coding sequence ATGACGCTGGCCGAAACCGCTTCCGCCATCCGGCAGGCCGCCGATGGCGCCCCCGCTCGTCCGCCCCATGACATCGCCGGCTTCATGGCCGACATCGGCGACGTGCCTGTCATCACCGAGATGCAGTCCGTGCGCCGCCGCAGCCGCGATTTCTTCTGGTATTCGCCGGTGCTCAATGCCCAGCTCCACGGCAAGTCGGCGGAGATCATCGCCTGCCCGCGGGATGAGGCCGATGTGGTCCGCATCGCCGCCTCCTGCGCGCGGCGCCGCATCCCGCTCACCATCCGCGGCGGCGCCACCGGCAATTACGGCCAGGCCGTGCCGCTGGAAGGCGGCGTCCTTCTCGACATGACGGCGCTCAACCGCATCGAGTGGAGCCGTCCGGGCGTGGTGCGCGTCGGCGCGGGCGCGCGCATGGACGAGATGGACGCGGAGCTGCGCCCCACCGGCTGGGAACTGCGCATGCACCCCTCCACCAAGCGCATGGCGACGATCGGCGGCTTCGTGGCAGGCGGCTCGGGCGGCGTCGGCTCGGTGACCTATGGCGGCCTTCGCGAGCCGGGCAACATCATCGCCGCGCGCATCGTCACGCTTGAGGAAACGCCGCGGGTCATCGAATTGAGGGCGGAGGCGGCCCAGTTCGTCAACCGCGCCTATGGCACCACCGGCATCATCACGGCGCTGGAGATGCCCACCGCGCCGGCCTGGCCCTGGATCGACTTTGTCGTGGCCTTCGACGATTTCGAGACGGCCATGCAGGTCGGGCAGGCGGTCGCGCTGGCCGATGGCGTGGTCAAGAAGCTGCTGACGCCCATCGCCTGGCCGCTGCCCTCCTATTTCCGGGAGTTGTCCCACGCCTTCCCCGAAGGCAAGCATGTGCTGGTGGCCATGATCGCGGAGGGCTCCGTCGAGAGCTTCCGCATGATCCTCGGCAAGCGTGGCGCCGTCACCTACGAGGCGGTCAACGAGGAAGCGCCCGGCAAGCTGCCGATCTACGAGTTCGCCTGGAACCACACCACGCTGCAGGCGCTCAAGATCGACCGCACCGTCACCTATCTGCAGTGCCTGTATCCGCATGATCGCCTCATGCAGAGCGTGCTCCAGATGCGCGACATGTTCCCGGGCGAGGTCATCCCCCATTGCGAGTTCATCCGCTTCGGCGGGCGCATGACCTGCTCGGCCCTGCCGCTGGTGATCTACACGGACGCCGTGCGCCTGAACGAGATCATCGCGCTGCATGAGGCCAATGGCGTCTTCATCGCCAACCCGCATGTCTACACGCTCGAGGATGGCTCGCGGCACAAGCGGGTCGATGCGGACCAGCTCGGCTTCAAGCACGATGTCGATCCTCACGGCCTGCTCAACCCCGGCAAGATGCGGACCTTCGTGCCGAAAGCGTGA